In a genomic window of Gadus macrocephalus chromosome 9, ASM3116895v1:
- the aars1 gene encoding alanine--tRNA ligase, cytoplasmic isoform X2 — translation MDSLLSAAQIREKFINFFRRHEHQYVHSSAVVPMDDPTLLFANAGMNQFKPIFLNTIDPSHPMARLRRAANTQKCIRAGGKHNDLDDVGKDVYHHTFFEMLGSWSFGDYFKNLACDMALELLTKELGIPIERLYVTYFGGCEEAGLEPDLECKQIWIDLGVEEARILPGNMKDNFWEMGDTGPCGPCSEIHYDRIGGRDASHLVNMDDPNVLEIWNLVFIQFNRESETELKPLPKKSIDTGMGLERLVSVLQNKMSNYDTDLFVPYFEAIEKGTGARAYTGKVGSEDEDGIDMAYRVLADHARTITIALSDGGRPDNTGRGYVLRRILRRAVRYSHEKLGAQRGFFATLVDVVVSSLGDAFPELKKDPDMVKDIINEEEVQFLKTLTRGRRILDRKIQSLGDNKTIPGDTAWLLYDTYGFPLDLTVLIAEERGMVIDLPSFEEEKKAAQLKSQGKGSGDADHLMLDIYAIEELRTKNVPATDDTPKYKYSSDDQGKYVFEQLSATVLALRRDRAFCQEVAEGQQCGVVLDRTSFYAEQGGQSFDEGFMLRDDDTEDRMEFTVKNTQVRGGYVLHVGTVYGTLRVGDTITLHVDEARRRPIMSNHTATHILNFALRGVLGEADQRGSLVAADRLRFDFTAKGALSTGEVRRTEEMACAMIRDAKPVYAMNATLAEAKAIQGLRAVFDETYPDPVRVVSIGIPVQDLLADPNSAAGSLTSIEFCGGTHLLNSAHAAPFVIVSEEAIAKGIRRIVGVTGAEAHKAQRKADALRQSLSALGDTVKAQTAPNKDVQKEIADMTEALGTAVISQWQKDEMREGLKGLKKTMDDLDRASKADVQKRVLDKTKEMIDSHPNQPLLVLEMESGASAKALNESLKLLKTHSPETSAMLFTVDPDAGKIICLCQVPQKAAPK, via the exons ATGGACTCTTTGTTGAGTGCAGCTCAGATCCGTGAGAAGTTCATCAACTTCTTCCGTCGCCATGAGCACCAGTATGTCCACTCGTCGGCCGTGGTGCCCATGGATGACCCCACTCTGCTGTTCGCCAACGCCGGCATGAACCAG TTCAAGCCCATCTTCCTCAACACCATAGACCCTTCCCACCCCATGGCCAGGCTCCGGCGTGCTGCCAACACGCAGAAGTGCATCCGCGCAGGAGGCAAGCACAATGACCTGGACGATGTGGGCAAGGACGTCTACCATCACACCTTCTTCGAGATGCTTGGCTCGTGGTCCTTTGGAGACTACTTTAAG AATCTGGCCTGTGATATGGCCCTGGAGCTTCTGACCAAGGAGTTGGGCATTCCCATCGAGCGCCTGTATGTCACTTACTTTGGAGGCTGTGAGGAGGCAGGCCTGGAGCCTGACTTGGAGTGCAAACAGATCTGGATCGACCTTGG TGTTGAAGAGGCCCGTATCCTGCCCGGCAACATGAAGGACAACTTCTGGGAGATGGGCGACACGGGCCCGTGCGGCCCCTGCAGTGAGATCCACTACGACCGCATCGGAGGCCGGGACGCCTCCCACCTGGTCAACATGGACGACCCCAACGTCCTGGAGATCTGGAACCTGGTGTTCATTCAGTTCAACAG AGAGTCGGAGACGGAGCTGAAGCCTCTGCCCAAGAAGAGCATTGACACCGGTATGGGCCTGGAGCGCCTGGTCTCTGTCCTGCAGAACAAGATGTCCAACTATGACACTGACCTCTTCGTTCCCTACTTTGAGGCCATTGAGAAG GGTACGGGGGCCAGAGCCTACACTGGTAAGGTGGGGTCCGAGGATGAGGACGGTATTGACATGGCGTACCGTGTGTTGGCCGACCACGCCCGCACCATCACCATCGCCCTGTCTGACGGGGGTAGGCCCGACAacacagggagagg ATACGTGTTGAGGAGAATCCTGAGGCGTGCCGTGCGCTACTCCCATGAGAAGCTGGGTGCGCAGAGAGGCTTCTTCGCCACgctggtggatgtggtggtcaGCTCCCTG GGTGATGCCTTCCCTGAGCTGAAGAAGGACCCAGACATGGTGAAGGACATCATCaacgaggaggaggtgcagtTCCTGAAAACGCTCACCAGGGGGCGACGCATCCTCGATAGGAAGATCCAGAGCTTGGGAGACAACAAAACCATTCCAG GTGACACAGCATGGCTCCTGTACGACACCTATGGCTTCCCCCTGGACCTGACTGTTCTTATCGCTGAGGAGAGGGGCATGGTCATCGACCTGCCCTCctttgaggaggagaagaaggcggCCCAG TTGAAGTCCCAGGGCAAGGGTTCAGGCGATGCGGACCACCTCATGTTGGACATCTACGCCATTGAGGAGCTGAGAACCAAGAATGTACCTGCTACGGACGATACCCCCAAATACAAGTATTCATCGGACGACCAAGGAAAATATG TGTTCGAGCAGCTCAGTGCCACCGTGCTGGCACTGCGGCGCGACCGGGCCTTCTGCCAGGAGGTGGCCGAGGGCCAGCAGTGTGGCGTGGTGCTGGACCGCACGTCCTTCTACGCCGAGCAGGGCGGCCAGAGCTTCGACGAGGGCTTCATGCTGCGCGACGACGACACCGAAGAT AGGATGGAGTTCACCGTGAAGAACACGCAGGTCCGGGGGGGCTACGTCCTGCATGTGGGCACCGTGTACGGAACGCTGAGGGTCGGAGACACCATCACCCTGCACGTAGACGAG GCGCGCCGCCGGCCCATCATGAGCAACCACACCGCCACCCACATCCTGAACTTCGCCCTGCGGGGGGTGTTGGGCGAGGCCGACCAGCGGGGGTCCCTGGTGGCCGCCGACCGCCTCCGCTTCGACTTCACCGCCAAGGGCGCGCTGAGCACCGGGGAGGTGCGCCGCACGGAGGAGATGGCCTGCGCCATGATCCGGGACGccaag ccTGTGTATGCAATGAATGCCACGTTGGCTGAAGCCAAGGCCATCCAGGGTCTGCGTGCCGTGTTCGACGAGACCTACCCTGACCCGGTGCGAGTGGTCTCCATTGGGATCCCGGTGCAGGACCTGCTGGCCGACCCAAACAGTGCAGCCGGCTCCCTGACCTCCATCGAGTTCTGCGGTGGAAC TCACCTGCTAAATTCGGCACACGCCGCGCCCTTCGTCATCGTCTCCGAGGAGGCCATCGCTAAGGGCATCCGCCGCATCGTGGGGGTGACCGGGGCCGAGGCGCACAAG GCCCAGAGGAAGGCCGATGCTCTGCGTCAGTCCCTGTCGGCCCTGGGAGACACCGTGAAGGCCCAGACCGCCCCCAACAAGGACGTGCAGAAGGAGATCGCTGACATGACAGAG GCTCTGGGCACCGCAGTGATCTCCCAGTGGCAGAAGGACGAGATGAGGGAAGGACTCAAGGGCCTGAAGAAGACCATGGACGACCTGGATCGCGCCAGCAAGGCTGACGTCCAGAAGAGAGTGCTGGACAAGACCAAGGAGATGATTGACAGCCACCCCAACCAGCCGCTGCTGGTCCTGGAGATGGAGAGCGGGGCTTCTGCCAAA